A stretch of the Acyrthosiphon pisum isolate AL4f chromosome A2, pea_aphid_22Mar2018_4r6ur, whole genome shotgun sequence genome encodes the following:
- the LOC100164534 gene encoding BTB/POZ domain-containing protein KCTD8 codes for MDQVVDLNVGGVFYTTAASTLVQAQPSLLADRFSGRLDPLPKDSKGRYFIDRDGVLFRYVLDFLRDGKLSLPESFREKERLRLEAAYYRLDGLTERLREQRPGYITVGYRGTFAFGRDGLSDVNFRKIPRILICGRVALCRDVFGDSLNESRDPDHGDTDRYTARFFLKHTSIEQAFDMLQDQGFYMAGSCGSGTAGGTSAAELKPGVDSEECRWNHYNEFVFVRDS; via the exons ATGGACCAGGTGGTTGACCTGAACGTCGGCGGCGTGTTCTACACGACGGCCGCGTCCACGCTGGTGCAGGCACAACCGTCGCTGCTGGCCGACCGGTTCAGCGGCCGGCTAGACCCGCTGCCCAAGGACAGCAAGGGCCGGTACTTCATCGACCGGGACGGCGTGCTGTTCCGGTACGTGTTGGACTTCCTGCGGGACGGCAAGCTGTCGCTGCCCGAGAGCTTCCGGGAGAAGGAGCGGCTCCGGCTGGAGGCGGCCTACTACCGGCTGGACGGCCTTACCGAGCGGCTCCGCGAACAGAGGCCCGGCTACATCACGGTCGGCTACCGTGGCACGTTCGCCTTCGGCCGGGACGGGCTGTCCGACGTCAACTTCCGCAAGATTCCCCGGATATTGATATGTGGCCGCGTGGCCTTGTGCCGCGACGTGTTTGGCGACTCGCTCAACGAGAGCAGGGACCCGGACCACGGCGACACGGATCGGTACACGGCCAG GTTCTTTCTGAAACACACGTCTATCGAACAGGCGTTCGACATGCTCCAAGACCAAGGGTTCTACATGGCCGGAAGTTGTGGATCGGGCACGGCCGGCGGCACGTCCGCCGCCGAACTCAAGCCGGGCGTGGACTCGGAGGAATGCCGCTGGAATCATTACAACGAGTTCGTGTTCGTCAGAGATTCATGA